The genomic interval CCATTGCATTACTGGTACGCTGATTTCCGCTAAAATATCGATCACGCCCCATTGCGTGAGTAGGCGCACCAAGATCAACACCGGGATAAGAATCTTAAATAACGCCCAGCTAATCAGCACAATCTCTTGGCCTAATCGCCAGATGTATTCTCGCCACGCGGCAGGTAACCGAAACATTTTTACGCCCGATGATAAGGGTGGTTATGGTTGATCGACCACGCACGATACAGCGCTTCAGCGACGATAATACGCACCAATGGATGGGGTAAGGTGAGTTTACCTAGCGACCAGGATTCATCCGCGCGCTTTTTAACCTCATCGCTCAGTCCTTCCGGCCCACCAATCACCAGCGCCAATTCACGAACGTTCTCTTGCCAGAACGCTAAACGCGACGCTAACGATTCACTGGAATGCACTTTTCCG from Suttonella sp. R2A3 carries:
- the rlmH gene encoding 23S rRNA (pseudouridine(1915)-N(3))-methyltransferase RlmH; protein product: MHIHLIAVGHKMPAWVSTGFNEYQNRLKGDLTLSLSEIPLQKRSKASQLASARAKESDQVMSALASADYVVSLDIPGKVHSSESLASRLAFWQENVRELALVIGGPEGLSDEVKKRADESWSLGKLTLPHPLVRIIVAEALYRAWSINHNHPYHRA